Proteins from a single region of Candidatus Margulisiibacteriota bacterium:
- a CDS encoding DNA cytosine methyltransferase — protein MARSKLRAIDFFCGAGGMTFGMSSAGIDVIAGIDIDPECKGTYEANNPSSKYILRDITQMKVEELAESIRIKKNDKNMVFIGCSPCQYWTRLVTSKKKSEKSKNLLMDFLRFVEYYMPGYIVVENVPGIFKKSATSNLPFFLEAINRMGYSVDYKIINSRNCGVPQNRVRFLLVASRVRAKITIPEFNNSEYAKVKYFIGVHNNFPKIKAGTKDLTDFMHTTTRLSETNIRRLKCTPKNGGNRLSWKDDPELQIPAYCGKDNTFRDTYGRLSWDKPSSTITTKFISISNGRFAHPEENRGLSLREGATLQTFPRGYKFIGSSVVTIARQIGNAVPPMLSRIIANVIVNE, from the coding sequence ATGGCGCGCAGTAAGTTGCGGGCGATTGATTTTTTCTGCGGTGCGGGTGGCATGACCTTTGGGATGTCTTCCGCCGGAATTGATGTGATCGCCGGAATAGATATTGATCCCGAATGCAAGGGAACGTACGAAGCAAATAATCCATCCTCGAAATATATCTTGAGAGATATAACGCAAATGAAAGTTGAAGAGCTTGCTGAAAGCATAAGAATAAAGAAAAATGACAAGAATATGGTCTTTATTGGATGTAGCCCCTGTCAATATTGGACGCGTCTTGTTACAAGCAAAAAAAAATCTGAAAAATCTAAAAATCTCCTTATGGATTTCCTGAGATTTGTAGAATATTACATGCCTGGTTATATTGTCGTGGAAAACGTCCCCGGTATATTTAAGAAATCCGCTACAAGTAATTTGCCTTTTTTTCTGGAAGCGATTAATAGAATGGGTTACTCGGTGGATTATAAAATTATTAATTCGAGAAATTGCGGGGTCCCTCAGAATAGAGTCAGATTTTTGCTCGTAGCATCTCGTGTTAGGGCAAAAATAACTATCCCGGAGTTTAATAACTCGGAGTACGCAAAGGTGAAATATTTTATAGGCGTGCATAATAATTTCCCGAAAATAAAAGCGGGCACTAAGGATTTAACTGATTTTATGCATACGACAACCAGGTTGTCTGAGACAAATATAAGAAGATTAAAATGTACCCCTAAAAATGGCGGGAACAGACTTTCTTGGAAAGATGATCCCGAATTGCAAATCCCCGCATATTGCGGCAAGGACAATACTTTCAGAGATACATATGGCAGATTAAGCTGGGATAAGCCGTCTTCAACAATAACGACTAAATTTATCAGTATTTCTAATGGACGATTTGCTCATCCAGAAGAAAACAGGGGTTTATCTTTGAGAGAGGGGGCGACGCTTCAGACATTTCCCCGAGGATACAAATTTATTGGGAGTAGTGTCGTAACTATAGCTCGACAAATTGGCAACGCGGTCCCTCCAATGCTATCAAGAATAATTGCGAATGTGATAGTGAACGAGTAA
- a CDS encoding DNA/RNA non-specific endonuclease: MKRLAKLLLFLSVIPLLSAYPTLAAPVKSEHILYGLPGTNGTILYRKGYALAHNNGKKVASWVSYHLTDAYLVHNVPRSNDFRPDPDLPKGQRSELKDYRKSGYDLGHLAPAEDMRRDEQTESETFLLSNMAPQVGLGFNRRIWKNLEAKVRTWAKKRHNIYIMTGPIYSDKNYPTIGPDKVAVPSHFYKIIVSCTHKGDNLDVIAFIMPNKDLGATPIKSYITTIDEVEKETGLNFLRGLPDPIEKKLEAKKAGMWE; the protein is encoded by the coding sequence ATGAAACGATTAGCTAAACTTTTACTGTTTCTGTCGGTCATTCCGCTCTTGTCAGCCTACCCCACCCTAGCCGCCCCTGTAAAGTCAGAGCATATTCTTTATGGACTTCCTGGGACAAATGGAACAATCCTCTACCGTAAAGGGTACGCGCTGGCCCACAATAATGGGAAAAAGGTTGCCTCTTGGGTAAGCTATCACTTAACCGATGCCTATCTGGTCCATAATGTCCCTAGATCGAACGATTTCCGGCCCGATCCCGATCTCCCCAAAGGCCAGCGGTCGGAGCTTAAGGACTATAGAAAGAGCGGCTACGACCTGGGCCACTTGGCACCGGCGGAGGATATGAGGAGGGATGAACAAACAGAATCCGAGACCTTCCTCCTTTCAAACATGGCGCCGCAGGTCGGGCTGGGCTTCAATCGACGGATCTGGAAGAATCTGGAAGCCAAGGTCCGAACCTGGGCCAAAAAGCGCCATAATATCTATATCATGACCGGTCCAATCTACTCTGATAAGAATTATCCGACCATCGGGCCGGATAAGGTCGCTGTCCCCTCCCACTTTTATAAGATCATCGTTTCCTGCACACACAAAGGAGACAATCTCGATGTAATCGCCTTTATCATGCCCAATAAAGACCTGGGCGCAACGCCGATTAAGAGCTACATAACCACGATTGATGAGGTGGAAAAAGAAACGGGGTTAAACTTCCTGCGAGGGCTTCCCGACCCTATCGAAAAGAAGCTAGAAGCAAAGAAGGCGGGGATGTGGGAGTAA